The genomic window TATCCCGGCCGGGTGCTGGCTCCAGGCGAACTGATCCCTGCAGAGGTCATCGAATTTATCGGAGCGCAGCTTGGCCTGGGTGCCGACGATCTCGTAGACTATGCTGCCCGCGAGGAAACACGGCACGAGCATCTTGCCGAGTTACGGGGGCTCTACGGCTTCCGCACCTTCTCCGGACGTGGTGCGAGCGAGCTGAAGGAATGGTTGTTCCGAGAAGCCGAGATGGCGGTGTCGAACGAGGATATCGCCCGTCGCTTCGTAGCCGAGTGCCGACGCACCCGCACTGTCCTTCCCGCGACATCCACGATCGAGCGGCTTTGTGCCGCGGCTCTCGTCGATGCCGAGCGACGCATCGAGACGAGGATCGCCAGTCGGCTGCCTATGTCGATCCGAGAACAGTTGCTGGCATTGCTCGAGGAGACGGCTGATGATCGGGTGACCCGTTTTGTGTGGCTGCGCCAGTTCGAGCCTGGCTCGAACTCTTCGTCGGCCAACCGGCTGCTCGACCGGCTCGAATATCTGCAACGCGTCGATCTCCCCGAGGATCTGCTTGCCGGCGTTCCTGCCCATCGGGTGACTCGTCTGCGCAGGCAGGGTGAACGGTATTATGCCGACGGCATGCGCGATCTCCCGGAGGACAGGCGGCTTGCGATCTTGGCTGTTTGCGTCTCGGAATGGCAGGCGATGTTGGCCGACGCAGTGGTCGAAACCCACGACCGGATCGTCGGCCGTCTCTACCGTGCTTCGGAGCGTATTTGCCATGCAAAGGTCGCAGACGAAGCGGGGGTGGTGCGTGACACCCTGAAATCCTTCGCCGAGATCGGGGGCGCCCTGGTCGATGCACAGG from Senegalia massiliensis includes these protein-coding regions:
- a CDS encoding DUF4158 domain-containing protein, with the translated sequence TDLLKHYTLSDEDFGHIRLRRRAHNRFGFALQLCVLRYPGRVLAPGELIPAEVIEFIGAQLGLGADDLVDYAAREETRHEHLAELRGLYGFRTFSGRGASELKEWLFREAEMAVSNEDIARRFVAECRRTRTVLPATSTIERLCAAALVDAERRIETRIASRLPMSIREQLLALLEETADDRVTRFVWLRQFEPGSNSSSANRLLDRLEYLQRVDLPEDLLAGVPAHRVTRLRRQGERYYADGMRDLPEDRRLAILAVCVSEWQAMLADAVVETHDRIVGRLYRASERICHAKVADEAGVVRDTLKSFAEIGGALVDAQ